A region of Frederiksenia canicola DNA encodes the following proteins:
- a CDS encoding GNAT family N-acetyltransferase has product MRRLVVISNELAPHFEKERSTTESNQHSVHSGQIYLPSSLFPIPFSNAKTLLGQEFPYAIYDMRAENGVCLNLEALAIVAGTIQDNGTLFLLCPKWHELTLQVDVDSLRWNNQQATAAPNFYAYFKQLVAKFGFDIVNELPALLKKRDNATQKAFDLTAEQQIILQNLPLDRADIHLITAPRGRGKSTISGKLAEQLAKTHQVLITARSHSALPNFWKGIESAAIPFFAPDKLIQLIDLKKISPQQWLFIDEAASLPLPMLHTFCDYFAKVVLTTTTQNYEGTGRGFSLKFLPTLQRPNRQWQLTQPLRWQEDDPLEQFISQLLLLDDEIPPVEKRELKGISKIDFYHLLAQAHYKTTPTDLRRLFDAKDQQLYELVEDQQLIAGCWAMKEGGLDETLTHAIWRGERRPQGNLVAQYLCFQGNLPDACRLRSMRISRIAVQPEYQRQGYGKRLVSQIILQMDPFVEFVSVSFGLNKALLSFWTECGFELVQITPAAEASSGLRSAMMLYPLTEVGKQFVQQAKLQFERDLPLQPFFTEVYADLQKIITISPLATIALDDQDRRNLAGFAHSQRSLASCYVSLKRLCQRYPEHFPELKHWFESAQNKLPQNQKIWITQLRNQIKDFQFL; this is encoded by the coding sequence ATGCGGCGATTAGTTGTCATTAGTAACGAACTGGCTCCTCACTTTGAAAAAGAGAGGAGCACGACTGAAAGCAATCAACATTCTGTACATTCAGGACAGATTTATCTTCCTTCTTCCCTTTTTCCTATCCCCTTCTCCAATGCAAAAACCCTGCTCGGTCAGGAGTTTCCCTATGCAATTTACGATATGCGGGCGGAGAATGGGGTTTGTTTGAATTTAGAGGCATTGGCGATTGTGGCGGGCACTATTCAAGACAACGGCACGCTTTTTCTACTCTGCCCCAAATGGCACGAATTAACACTGCAAGTGGATGTCGATTCGCTACGCTGGAATAATCAACAAGCTACTGCTGCCCCGAATTTTTATGCTTATTTCAAACAATTAGTGGCAAAATTTGGATTTGATATTGTCAATGAATTGCCTGCCTTGCTCAAAAAACGTGACAACGCCACTCAAAAAGCGTTTGATTTGACTGCCGAGCAGCAAATTATTCTGCAAAACTTACCGCTTGATCGGGCGGATATTCATTTAATTACTGCACCTCGTGGGCGAGGAAAATCGACTATTTCAGGCAAACTTGCTGAGCAACTTGCAAAGACCCATCAAGTGTTGATTACCGCCCGCAGCCATTCGGCATTACCCAATTTTTGGAAAGGGATTGAATCGGCAGCCATTCCCTTTTTCGCCCCCGATAAACTTATTCAACTAATTGATTTAAAAAAAATTTCACCTCAGCAATGGCTGTTTATTGACGAAGCCGCTAGCCTACCATTGCCGATGTTACATACTTTTTGTGACTATTTTGCGAAAGTCGTTTTAACCACAACTACCCAAAATTACGAAGGTACAGGGCGAGGCTTTTCGTTGAAATTTCTTCCCACATTACAACGTCCTAACCGACAATGGCAACTTACCCAGCCGTTGCGTTGGCAGGAAGATGATCCGCTCGAACAATTTATCTCACAATTGTTGCTTTTAGATGACGAAATCCCTCCTGTTGAAAAAAGAGAATTAAAAGGGATTTCCAAGATCGATTTTTACCATTTACTCGCTCAAGCCCACTACAAAACCACCCCAACGGATCTTCGCCGATTATTTGATGCTAAAGATCAACAGTTATATGAACTGGTTGAAGATCAACAACTTATCGCAGGCTGTTGGGCAATGAAAGAAGGGGGGTTAGATGAGACACTCACCCACGCGATTTGGCGGGGCGAACGGCGCCCACAAGGCAATTTAGTCGCTCAATATCTCTGTTTTCAAGGCAATTTGCCCGATGCTTGTCGGCTACGTTCCATGCGGATTTCTCGCATTGCGGTGCAGCCTGAATATCAACGGCAAGGCTATGGCAAGCGGTTAGTTTCACAAATCATTTTGCAAATGGATCCGTTTGTTGAATTTGTTTCCGTCAGTTTTGGGCTGAATAAGGCATTATTATCGTTTTGGACGGAGTGCGGTTTTGAGTTGGTACAGATCACCCCGGCTGCTGAAGCCAGCAGTGGCTTACGCAGTGCGATGATGCTCTATCCACTAACGGAAGTAGGCAAACAATTTGTACAACAAGCCAAATTACAATTTGAGCGAGATTTACCTTTACAGCCTTTTTTTACGGAAGTTTATGCTGATTTGCAAAAAATCATTACGATCTCACCGCTTGCTACAATAGCACTCGATGACCAAGATCGCCGTAATCTGGCTGGGTTTGCTCATTCACAACGCTCACTTGCAAGCTGTTACGTCAGTTTAAAACGCTTGTGTCAACGATATCCAGAACATTTTCCTGAACTCAAACACTGGTTTGAATCTGCACAAAACAAGTTGCCCCAGAATCAAAAAATATGGATAACTCAGCTACGCAATCAGATCAAGGATTTTCAATTTTTGTAA
- the ybeY gene encoding rRNA maturation RNase YbeY, which produces MQNLYIDLQLASENQNGLPSEQQFHTWINQALTLEAKMANYPETEITVRIVDEAESHELNLTYRGKDKPTNVLSFPFEMPEGIEMPLLGDLVICRQVVEKEAEEQRKPLEAHWAHLAIHGTLHLLGYDHLTDEEAEEMENLETEIMHSLGFEDPYISEKLAE; this is translated from the coding sequence ATGCAAAATCTCTATATCGATCTCCAACTCGCCAGTGAAAACCAAAACGGCTTGCCGAGCGAGCAACAATTTCACACTTGGATCAACCAAGCCTTGACCTTAGAAGCCAAAATGGCAAACTATCCCGAAACGGAAATCACTGTTCGTATTGTCGATGAAGCCGAAAGCCACGAGCTGAATTTGACTTATCGTGGTAAAGACAAGCCAACTAACGTCCTGTCGTTCCCGTTTGAAATGCCTGAAGGTATTGAGATGCCGTTGTTGGGCGATTTAGTGATTTGTCGCCAAGTAGTTGAAAAAGAAGCAGAAGAACAGCGAAAACCGCTGGAGGCTCATTGGGCTCATCTTGCCATTCACGGTACGCTGCATTTACTCGGCTACGATCATTTAACTGATGAAGAAGCCGAAGAAATGGAAAACCTCGAAACTGAAATTATGCACTCCCTTGGGTTTGAAGATCCGTATATTAGCGAGAAATTGGCAGAATAA